One Actinoplanes missouriensis 431 DNA segment encodes these proteins:
- a CDS encoding M16 family metallopeptidase: MSVKTLPDLVPDADLHLPHEAERRLSNGLTVIAIRRSAVPLVELRLRIPFGRAPLAPATLLSQALFTGTSALSSIDLAAELQAVGGSLAAGLDPDRLLISGNALADGLDRTLELLAGVLTDATYPAEEVATERERLVDSIQVALSQPAHLVRVALLKRIYDTHPYAVQTPTPDEIRSVEPAGLRELHAERVRPAGATLVLVGDIDPDQAIDVAEKVLGGWTGSAPDGVIPATPEIRTGPLLLVDRPGSVQSSLRLALPGITRTDPDYAAFTVANLIFGGYFSSRWVENIREDKGYTYGSHSVVEHFVAGSTWQGAAEVATEVTGPSLLETLYELGRIASLPPGEEELEQARRYALGTLRLGMSTQSGLAGLASVYAGFGLRLEHLREHSEAIAAVTREEVFAAGARYLAPSRAVTVVLGDADKIESQLSVLTAVERSTE; the protein is encoded by the coding sequence GTGAGTGTGAAGACCCTGCCCGATCTGGTTCCGGACGCGGATCTGCACCTTCCGCACGAGGCGGAGCGCCGGCTGTCCAACGGGCTGACCGTGATCGCGATCCGCCGCTCGGCGGTGCCGCTGGTCGAGCTGCGGCTGCGCATCCCGTTCGGGCGCGCGCCGCTGGCCCCGGCCACGTTGCTCTCCCAGGCGCTCTTCACCGGCACCAGCGCGCTGTCCAGCATCGACCTCGCCGCCGAGCTGCAGGCGGTCGGCGGCAGCCTGGCCGCCGGCCTGGACCCGGACCGGCTGCTGATCAGCGGAAACGCCCTGGCCGACGGTCTGGATCGGACGCTGGAGCTGCTCGCCGGGGTGCTGACCGACGCCACCTATCCGGCGGAGGAGGTGGCGACCGAGCGGGAGCGCCTGGTCGACAGCATCCAGGTCGCCCTGAGCCAGCCCGCGCACCTGGTCCGCGTCGCTCTTCTCAAACGGATCTACGACACCCATCCGTACGCGGTGCAGACCCCCACTCCCGACGAGATCCGGTCGGTCGAGCCGGCCGGCCTGCGCGAGCTGCACGCCGAGCGGGTCCGCCCGGCCGGCGCCACCCTGGTGCTGGTCGGCGACATCGACCCGGACCAGGCGATCGACGTCGCGGAGAAGGTGCTCGGCGGCTGGACCGGCTCCGCGCCGGACGGCGTCATCCCGGCCACCCCGGAGATCCGGACCGGCCCGCTGCTGCTCGTCGACCGGCCCGGCTCGGTGCAGTCGTCGCTGCGGCTGGCGCTGCCCGGCATCACCCGGACCGATCCGGACTACGCCGCCTTCACGGTGGCCAACCTGATCTTCGGTGGGTATTTCTCTTCCCGGTGGGTGGAGAACATTCGCGAGGACAAGGGCTACACCTACGGCTCGCACTCGGTGGTCGAGCACTTCGTGGCCGGGTCCACCTGGCAGGGCGCGGCCGAGGTGGCCACCGAGGTGACCGGGCCCTCGCTGCTCGAGACGCTCTACGAGCTGGGCCGGATCGCCAGCCTCCCGCCCGGCGAGGAGGAGCTGGAACAGGCCCGGCGGTACGCGTTGGGCACGCTGCGCCTGGGCATGTCCACCCAGTCCGGGCTGGCCGGCCTGGCAAGTGTCTACGCGGGCTTCGGCCTGCGCCTGGAGCACCTGCGCGAGCACTCCGAAGCGATCGCCGCTGTCACCCGTGAGGAGGTGTTCGCGGCCGGAGCACGGTACCTGGCACCCTCCCGTGCGGTTACCGTGGTGCTCGGCGACGCCGACAAGATCGAGTCGCAACTGTCCGTACTGACGGCCGTGGAGCGCAGCACAGAGTGA
- a CDS encoding mycoredoxin gives MLTMYSTSWCGYCHRLKSQLDREGIAYDVVDIEQDEASAAFVRSVNGGNQTVPTLKFDDGSALTNPSIVQVKQHLATISA, from the coding sequence ATGCTGACCATGTACTCGACGTCCTGGTGTGGGTACTGCCACCGCCTGAAGAGCCAGCTCGATCGGGAGGGCATCGCCTACGACGTCGTGGACATCGAGCAGGACGAGGCCTCGGCCGCGTTCGTGCGCAGCGTGAACGGCGGCAACCAGACCGTGCCCACCCTGAAGTTCGACGACGGGTCGGCGCTCACCAACCCGTCCATCGTGCAGGTGAAGCAGCACTTGGCGACGATCTCCGCCTGA
- a CDS encoding M48 metallopeptidase family protein, with protein sequence MTARTRKPVVEVRRSQRRRRTVSAYRDGERVVVLIPDRFSRAEETEWVERMLARLAAREERLRCTDAELLARARRLTARYLADHADVVVPASVRWVTNQNGRWGSCTPDDATIRISHRIQEMPEWVIDYVVLHELAHLVVPSHNARFWELVNRFGKAERARGYLEGVSAAGNLEMAEH encoded by the coding sequence ATGACCGCCCGCACGCGCAAGCCTGTCGTTGAGGTGCGGCGTAGTCAGCGCCGACGCCGGACGGTGTCCGCGTATCGCGACGGTGAGCGCGTCGTCGTGCTCATCCCCGACCGGTTCTCGCGCGCTGAGGAGACCGAGTGGGTGGAGCGGATGCTCGCCCGGCTGGCCGCCCGCGAGGAGCGCCTGAGGTGCACCGATGCCGAGTTGCTGGCCCGGGCCCGGCGGCTGACCGCGCGCTACCTCGCCGATCACGCGGACGTCGTGGTCCCGGCCAGCGTCCGATGGGTCACCAACCAGAACGGCCGCTGGGGTTCCTGCACCCCGGACGACGCGACGATTCGGATCTCCCACCGCATCCAGGAGATGCCCGAGTGGGTGATCGACTACGTGGTCCTGCACGAGCTGGCGCACCTGGTCGTGCCCAGCCACAACGCCCGCTTCTGGGAGCTGGTCAACCGGTTCGGGAAAGCAGAGCGCGCCCGCGGTTACCTCGAGGGCGTCTCGGCGGCCGGCAACCTGGAGATGGCCGAGCACTAA
- a CDS encoding WhiB family transcriptional regulator, producing the protein MSLALAPLDVTVELEANLPCRKFDPDLWFSDTPGQLELAKSLCGDCPLRVECLAGAVERSEPWGVWGGEIFERGAVVPRKRPRGRPRKVDVARDAELAVEVEERLAANGLETRSSVRLAA; encoded by the coding sequence ATGAGTCTGGCGCTGGCCCCACTCGACGTGACCGTCGAGCTCGAGGCAAACCTGCCCTGTCGGAAGTTCGACCCTGACCTCTGGTTCTCTGACACTCCCGGACAGCTGGAGCTGGCCAAGTCGCTCTGCGGGGACTGCCCGCTGCGCGTCGAGTGCCTCGCCGGCGCCGTGGAGCGCAGCGAGCCCTGGGGCGTCTGGGGTGGAGAGATCTTCGAGCGCGGAGCCGTCGTTCCGCGCAAGCGGCCCCGTGGCCGTCCCCGCAAGGTCGACGTCGCGCGCGACGCCGAGCTGGCCGTCGAGGTCGAGGAGCGGCTCGCCGCGAACGGTCTCGAGACCCGCAGCTCGGTTCGCCTGGCCGCTTGA
- a CDS encoding ATP-dependent DNA helicase UvrD2, whose product MRIEAVLAGLDPEQRTAVTAPAGPVCILAGAGTGKTRAITHRIAYRTSSGEISPRHVLAVTFTARAAAEMRARLTALGTAGVQARTFHAAALRQVRYFAPRLLSGRAMPELMESKVRVVGLAAARAGVRADRAAARDLASEIEWAKSSLVEPGEYAVAAAKALREPPFEPAKVAEVFAAYESLKRRQGVIDFEDLLRAAVWGIEEHPDVADQIRAQYRHFVVDEYQDVNPLQQRLLEAWLGGRDDLTVVGDASQTIYSFTGATSGYLIDFPRKRRDAVVVRLVRDYRSTPQVVGLANAVIRQARGTEAKLRLELVGQRPAGPEPELKIFPDEPGEAAAVARRCRELIASGTPASEIAVLFRTNAQSEAYEEALAEAEVPYLVRGGERFFERAEVRQAMVALRAAVRSIPGETPLVEAVVEALAATGWNRHQPPPGGAAREQWEALAALVTLAEEYASTPEILPIGEAGRVQREVSLSAFNDELARRVEQQHAPTVAGVTLASLHSAKGLEWDAVFLVGLADGTLPTTYAKTPDQLEEERRLLYVGVTRARQWLWLSYGQSRAPGGRPRRPCRFLPQLSRSGGPSADRGERGTPSRKPDRRRPQVSSCRICGATLLAGADRKLGRCPTCPSDLDEDLYQRLQVWRASTAAELKVPAYVVFTDATLVAMAERRPADPAQLLAIAGIGPRKLGQYGEAVFALVAGASPDDLAQKNFES is encoded by the coding sequence GTGCGGATTGAAGCGGTGCTGGCCGGGCTGGATCCGGAGCAGCGGACGGCGGTGACCGCCCCCGCCGGCCCGGTCTGCATCCTCGCCGGCGCCGGCACCGGCAAGACCCGGGCGATCACCCATCGGATCGCCTACCGGACCTCGTCCGGGGAGATCAGCCCGCGGCACGTGCTCGCGGTCACCTTCACCGCTCGCGCGGCCGCCGAGATGCGTGCCCGGCTCACCGCGCTGGGCACCGCCGGTGTGCAGGCCCGCACGTTCCACGCCGCCGCCCTGCGGCAGGTCCGTTACTTCGCCCCCCGGCTGCTGTCCGGCCGCGCCATGCCGGAGCTGATGGAGAGCAAGGTCCGAGTGGTCGGTCTGGCGGCGGCCCGGGCCGGGGTACGGGCGGACCGTGCCGCCGCTCGCGACCTCGCCAGTGAGATCGAGTGGGCCAAGTCGTCACTGGTCGAGCCCGGCGAGTACGCCGTGGCCGCCGCCAAGGCGCTGCGTGAGCCGCCGTTCGAGCCCGCCAAGGTGGCCGAGGTCTTCGCCGCCTACGAGTCGCTCAAGCGCCGTCAAGGCGTGATCGACTTCGAGGACCTGCTGCGCGCCGCGGTCTGGGGCATCGAGGAGCACCCGGACGTGGCCGACCAGATCCGCGCCCAGTACCGGCACTTCGTGGTCGACGAGTACCAGGACGTCAACCCGCTGCAGCAGCGCCTGCTGGAGGCCTGGCTGGGCGGGCGGGACGACCTCACCGTGGTCGGCGACGCCAGCCAGACGATCTACTCGTTCACCGGGGCGACCTCCGGCTATCTGATCGACTTCCCGCGCAAGCGCCGGGACGCGGTGGTGGTCCGGCTGGTCCGCGACTACCGCTCGACGCCGCAGGTGGTGGGCCTCGCCAACGCGGTGATCCGGCAGGCCCGGGGCACCGAGGCGAAACTGCGCCTGGAGCTGGTCGGGCAGCGGCCGGCCGGGCCGGAGCCGGAACTCAAGATCTTCCCGGACGAGCCGGGGGAGGCCGCCGCGGTTGCCCGGCGCTGCCGTGAGCTCATCGCGTCCGGCACGCCGGCCAGCGAGATCGCGGTGCTCTTCCGGACCAACGCGCAGTCCGAGGCGTACGAGGAGGCGCTGGCCGAGGCCGAGGTGCCGTACCTGGTCCGGGGCGGGGAACGCTTCTTCGAGCGGGCCGAGGTGCGGCAGGCGATGGTCGCGCTGCGCGCCGCGGTGCGTTCCATCCCGGGCGAGACGCCGCTGGTCGAGGCGGTCGTGGAGGCCCTGGCGGCGACCGGGTGGAACCGTCACCAGCCTCCGCCCGGTGGCGCGGCACGCGAGCAGTGGGAGGCGCTGGCGGCGCTCGTCACGCTCGCCGAGGAGTACGCGTCGACCCCGGAGATCCTGCCGATCGGCGAGGCCGGCCGGGTGCAGCGGGAGGTGTCGCTCTCGGCGTTCAACGACGAGCTGGCCCGCCGTGTCGAGCAGCAGCACGCGCCGACGGTGGCGGGTGTGACGCTCGCCTCGCTGCACTCGGCGAAGGGCCTGGAGTGGGACGCGGTGTTCCTGGTCGGCCTCGCCGACGGGACCCTGCCGACGACGTACGCGAAGACGCCCGACCAGCTGGAGGAGGAGCGCCGCCTGCTCTACGTGGGTGTCACCCGGGCCCGCCAGTGGCTGTGGCTGTCGTACGGGCAGTCCCGCGCCCCCGGTGGCCGTCCGCGCCGCCCGTGCCGCTTCCTGCCGCAGCTGAGCCGGTCCGGCGGCCCGTCCGCGGACCGGGGCGAGCGCGGAACCCCGAGTCGGAAACCCGACCGCCGCCGTCCGCAGGTCTCCTCGTGCCGGATCTGCGGGGCCACGCTGCTGGCCGGCGCGGACCGGAAACTGGGCCGCTGCCCGACCTGCCCGTCGGACCTCGACGAGGACCTGTACCAGCGCCTGCAGGTGTGGCGGGCGAGCACCGCCGCGGAGCTCAAAGTTCCTGCGTACGTGGTATTCACCGACGCCACGCTGGTGGCCATGGCGGAGCGTCGCCCGGCCGACCCGGCGCAGCTGCTGGCGATCGCCGGGATCGGTCCCCGGAAACTGGGCCAGTACGGCGAGGCGGTGTTCGCCCTGGTGGCCGGGGCAAGTCCAGATGATCTTGCCCAGAAAAACTTCGAAAGTTAG
- the nudC gene encoding NAD(+) diphosphatase — MTEPEQPDLGEQPGTPPLARTTLDRAAHRRKDDAWLAEAWTRGQVLVVDLDKGGRALVTDRPDGGAALILVPSSEAPEAERWFLGEDADGTPLWTVDAPVTASEGRRASTLREIGHLLDDRDAGLFTAAAALGNWHRSHAFSPRTGRPTTAVEAGWARADADGQLMWPRTDPAMIVLVHDGVAGPSGRCLLGHNASWPTGPDGVRRFSCLAGYVEPGESAEAAVVREVQEEVGITLSSLRYAGSQSWPYPGSLMLGFHAVADPGQVLRLDPEEIDEAHWFSRDAIAKMIAGGYVDPESGVPMSLPMRSSIAFYLVEKWLQG, encoded by the coding sequence GTGACCGAACCTGAACAGCCAGATCTGGGGGAGCAACCCGGTACCCCGCCGCTGGCCCGTACCACCCTGGACCGCGCCGCGCACCGGCGTAAGGACGACGCCTGGCTCGCCGAGGCGTGGACGCGCGGGCAGGTTCTCGTGGTCGACCTGGACAAGGGCGGCCGCGCCCTGGTCACCGACCGTCCGGACGGCGGCGCCGCACTGATCCTGGTGCCGTCGTCCGAGGCGCCGGAGGCCGAGCGCTGGTTCCTCGGCGAGGATGCCGACGGCACCCCGCTCTGGACCGTGGATGCCCCCGTCACGGCGTCCGAGGGCCGTCGCGCGTCGACCCTGCGGGAGATCGGCCACCTGCTCGACGACCGGGACGCCGGCCTGTTCACGGCGGCGGCGGCGCTCGGCAACTGGCACCGCAGTCACGCCTTCTCGCCGCGTACCGGCAGGCCCACCACCGCGGTGGAGGCCGGCTGGGCCCGTGCCGACGCGGACGGGCAGCTGATGTGGCCGCGGACCGACCCGGCGATGATCGTGCTGGTGCACGACGGCGTCGCCGGGCCGTCCGGTCGCTGCCTGCTCGGGCACAACGCGTCCTGGCCCACCGGGCCGGACGGCGTGCGGCGGTTCTCCTGCCTCGCCGGTTACGTCGAGCCGGGCGAGTCGGCCGAGGCGGCGGTGGTCCGGGAGGTGCAGGAGGAGGTCGGCATCACGCTGAGCTCCCTTCGGTACGCGGGGAGCCAGTCCTGGCCGTACCCCGGCTCGTTGATGCTCGGTTTCCACGCCGTCGCCGATCCGGGTCAGGTGTTGCGCCTCGACCCGGAGGAGATCGACGAGGCGCACTGGTTCTCCCGGGACGCGATCGCCAAGATGATCGCCGGTGGTTACGTCGATCCGGAGAGCGGTGTGCCGATGAGTCTGCCGATGCGTTCGTCGATCGCGTTCTACCTGGTCGAGAAGTGGCTGCAGGGTTAA
- a CDS encoding DUF5679 domain-containing protein, producing MADTTYNGYCVKCKEKRDFQGNVEVSKTGMNMAKGKCPVCGTTMNRILGKAKAS from the coding sequence GTGGCCGACACCACATACAACGGCTACTGCGTGAAGTGCAAGGAGAAGCGCGACTTCCAGGGCAACGTGGAAGTCTCCAAGACCGGCATGAACATGGCGAAGGGCAAGTGCCCGGTCTGCGGGACCACCATGAACCGGATCCTGGGCAAAGCCAAGGCATCTTGA
- a CDS encoding M16 family metallopeptidase, which yields MAPRIKIPATKYPVERFTLGNGLRVVLSPDRSAPVVGVAVVYDVGIRSEPEGRTGFAHLFEHLMFQGSANLEKLAHFRHVQGAGGTFNGSTHLDYTDYYEELPSGGLERALFLEADRMRGPRLTEENLRNQVDVVKEEIRVNVLNRPYGGFPWLKLPPVMFDTFANAHDGYGSFEDLESATVEDAQGFFDRYYACGNAVLSVAGDFDVAEATAMIERHFGDVPARPAPELPDFAEAGLTEEKRETYLDRIAPLPAVAAGWGVPDPISDFDAYLPYAVLAEVLTDGDASRLVERLVQRDRSATNLGGYLGFMGDEYQVRNPTALLLQAHLPPGGDAGKVLQTIDEELDRLVTDGLKAGELDRTQARMATRLLQGTDDVLGRAQPMAVLELQRGRPELLNELPKLVSEVTAEKIVAAASTLRPECRASIEVIPGAAQ from the coding sequence GTGGCGCCCAGAATCAAGATCCCCGCGACGAAATATCCGGTCGAGCGATTCACTCTCGGCAATGGCCTGCGCGTGGTCCTGTCCCCGGATCGCAGTGCTCCGGTGGTCGGCGTGGCCGTTGTCTACGACGTCGGCATCCGCAGCGAACCGGAAGGCCGCACGGGCTTCGCCCACCTCTTCGAGCACCTGATGTTCCAGGGCTCGGCGAACCTGGAGAAGCTGGCCCACTTCCGGCACGTGCAGGGTGCCGGTGGCACCTTCAACGGCTCCACCCACCTGGACTACACGGACTACTACGAGGAGCTGCCATCGGGCGGCCTGGAGCGCGCGCTCTTCCTCGAGGCGGACCGGATGCGCGGCCCCCGGCTCACCGAGGAGAACCTGCGCAACCAGGTCGACGTGGTCAAGGAGGAGATCCGGGTCAACGTGCTGAACCGGCCGTACGGCGGGTTCCCCTGGCTCAAGCTGCCACCGGTGATGTTCGATACGTTCGCGAACGCGCACGACGGTTACGGCTCGTTCGAGGACCTGGAGAGCGCCACCGTCGAGGACGCGCAGGGCTTCTTCGACCGCTACTACGCCTGCGGCAACGCGGTGCTCTCGGTCGCCGGCGACTTCGACGTCGCCGAGGCGACCGCGATGATCGAGCGGCACTTCGGCGACGTGCCGGCCCGGCCCGCGCCGGAGCTGCCCGACTTCGCCGAGGCCGGGCTCACCGAGGAGAAACGCGAGACCTACCTCGACCGGATCGCGCCGCTGCCCGCCGTGGCGGCCGGCTGGGGCGTGCCGGACCCGATCAGCGACTTCGACGCCTACCTGCCGTACGCGGTGCTCGCCGAGGTGCTCACCGACGGCGACGCGTCGCGGCTCGTGGAGCGCCTGGTCCAGCGCGACAGGTCGGCCACCAACCTCGGTGGCTACCTCGGCTTCATGGGCGACGAGTACCAGGTTCGCAACCCCACTGCCCTGCTGCTGCAGGCCCACCTCCCGCCCGGCGGCGACGCCGGCAAGGTGCTGCAGACCATCGACGAGGAGCTGGACCGGCTGGTCACCGACGGTCTCAAGGCCGGCGAGCTGGACCGCACCCAGGCCCGGATGGCGACCCGCCTGCTGCAGGGCACCGACGACGTGCTCGGCCGGGCCCAGCCGATGGCCGTCCTGGAGCTGCAGCGCGGCCGGCCGGAGCTGCTCAACGAGCTGCCCAAGCTGGTCAGCGAGGTCACCGCCGAGAAGATCGTCGCCGCCGCGTCCACGCTGCGCCCGGAGTGCCGCGCCAGCATCGAAGTCATCCCGGGAGCAGCCCAATGA
- a CDS encoding phytanoyl-CoA dioxygenase family protein: MTQVEAPAWTPMSAEEREAFERDGYIIVPSVLSESEIEAGRAAILGYYEKMKPEGGALHQLSPVAHVPELAFLLDHPRAFKYIWSLLGWNVHVYHSHIDVHPQIHEQQKPWWHWHQDGGRQNREIETDPRPMMSVKLAYWFSDVSETGRGNFTVLPGSHKTNWLPGPPSRGVPWPQPEGAIQITANPGDLVVFDRRIWHARSDNYSDITRVGAFFGYTPRWIAIRDEVSDLPNRPEWNGFTEVQKQLLGGFGNGDGDHQWGHYPETTPLYGALKERGLLDSSIPALIP, from the coding sequence ATGACCCAGGTGGAAGCCCCGGCGTGGACGCCGATGTCCGCGGAGGAGCGGGAGGCGTTCGAGCGCGATGGCTACATCATCGTGCCGTCGGTGCTCAGCGAAAGTGAGATCGAGGCCGGTCGGGCCGCGATCCTGGGGTACTACGAGAAGATGAAGCCGGAGGGCGGCGCTCTGCACCAGCTCTCCCCGGTGGCTCACGTGCCGGAGCTGGCCTTCCTGCTCGACCACCCCCGAGCTTTCAAGTACATCTGGTCGCTGCTGGGCTGGAACGTCCACGTGTACCACTCGCACATCGACGTGCACCCGCAGATTCACGAGCAGCAGAAGCCCTGGTGGCACTGGCACCAGGACGGTGGCCGGCAGAACCGGGAGATCGAGACCGACCCGCGCCCGATGATGTCGGTGAAGCTGGCGTACTGGTTCTCCGACGTGAGCGAGACCGGCCGGGGCAACTTCACCGTCCTGCCGGGCAGCCACAAGACCAACTGGCTGCCCGGCCCGCCGAGCCGTGGCGTTCCGTGGCCGCAGCCCGAGGGCGCGATCCAGATCACCGCGAACCCGGGTGACCTGGTCGTCTTCGACCGCCGCATCTGGCACGCCCGGTCGGACAACTACTCCGACATCACCCGTGTCGGCGCGTTCTTCGGCTACACCCCGCGCTGGATCGCGATCCGCGACGAGGTCTCGGACCTGCCGAACCGGCCGGAGTGGAACGGTTTCACCGAGGTGCAGAAGCAGCTGCTCGGCGGCTTCGGCAACGGCGACGGCGACCACCAGTGGGGCCACTACCCGGAGACCACGCCGCTCTACGGCGCGCTCAAGGAGCGGGGCCTGCTCGACTCGAGCATCCCGGCGCTGATCCCGTAA
- a CDS encoding ABC1 kinase family protein, translating to MTDIPRRAASRTAKLAALPLGFAGRTALGLGKRAVGIASDVISADIQQRTAEQLFSVLGQLKGGAMKFGQALSVFEAALPDEMAGPYRQALTKLQEAAPPMPVANVHKALAEQLGPDWRDNFAEFDDSPAAAASIGQVHRAVWKLPPARRNAKPKLLPVAVKVQYPGAGDALVADLNQLSRLAGMFKIIQPGIDVKPLIAELRERIIEELDYEMEAETQRAFAAAFKDDPDIFVPRVVASAPRVLVTEWVDGTPLAAVIAGGSIEERDEAGRLMATLHFSAPARAGLLHADPHPGNFRILPDGRLGVIDFGAVARLPEGMPEPVGRLVRLALEGRAEAVADGLRDEGFIKPDDEIDAEAVLEFLLPMIEPIALERFRFTRAWLRGEATRLASPRSPAYQLSRKLNLPPSYLLIHRVTLGSIGVLCQLEAEAAYREILIEWLPGFAEQSEQTESE from the coding sequence GTGACGGACATACCCCGCCGTGCGGCGTCCCGGACCGCGAAACTGGCCGCGCTGCCGCTCGGCTTCGCCGGCCGGACCGCACTGGGCCTGGGCAAGCGTGCCGTCGGGATCGCCTCCGACGTCATTTCCGCGGACATCCAGCAGCGCACCGCCGAGCAACTGTTCAGCGTCCTCGGCCAGCTCAAGGGCGGCGCCATGAAATTCGGGCAGGCGCTGTCGGTCTTCGAGGCCGCCCTGCCCGACGAGATGGCCGGCCCCTACCGGCAGGCCCTGACCAAGCTGCAGGAAGCGGCGCCGCCGATGCCGGTGGCGAACGTGCACAAGGCGCTCGCCGAGCAGCTCGGGCCGGACTGGCGGGACAACTTCGCCGAGTTCGACGACAGCCCCGCCGCCGCGGCCAGCATCGGCCAGGTGCACCGGGCGGTCTGGAAACTGCCGCCGGCGCGCCGCAACGCCAAACCCAAACTGCTGCCGGTCGCCGTGAAGGTGCAGTACCCGGGCGCCGGCGACGCGCTCGTCGCTGATCTGAACCAGCTGTCCCGGCTGGCCGGCATGTTCAAAATCATCCAGCCGGGCATCGACGTGAAACCGCTCATCGCCGAGTTGCGGGAGCGGATCATCGAGGAGCTCGACTACGAGATGGAGGCGGAGACCCAGCGGGCCTTCGCCGCGGCGTTCAAGGACGACCCGGACATCTTCGTGCCCCGAGTGGTGGCGTCGGCCCCTCGTGTCCTGGTCACCGAGTGGGTCGACGGGACTCCGCTGGCCGCGGTGATCGCCGGGGGCAGCATCGAGGAGCGCGACGAGGCCGGCCGGCTGATGGCGACCCTGCACTTCTCCGCGCCCGCCCGGGCCGGGCTGCTGCACGCCGATCCCCACCCCGGCAACTTCCGGATCCTTCCGGACGGCCGCCTCGGAGTGATCGATTTCGGCGCTGTCGCCCGTCTGCCGGAGGGCATGCCGGAACCGGTGGGCCGGCTGGTCCGGCTCGCCCTGGAGGGCCGCGCCGAGGCGGTGGCCGACGGCCTGCGGGACGAGGGCTTCATCAAGCCGGACGACGAAATCGACGCCGAGGCGGTGCTGGAGTTCCTGCTCCCGATGATCGAGCCGATCGCGCTGGAGCGATTCCGGTTCACCCGGGCCTGGCTGCGCGGTGAGGCGACCCGGCTCGCCAGCCCGCGGTCACCGGCGTACCAGTTGAGCCGCAAGCTCAACCTGCCGCCGTCCTACCTGCTCATCCACCGGGTCACGCTGGGCTCGATCGGCGTCCTGTGCCAGCTGGAGGCGGAGGCGGCGTACCGGGAGATCCTCATCGAATGGCTGCCCGGCTTCGCCGAGCAGAGCGAGCAGACCGAGTCCGAATAA
- a CDS encoding zinc-dependent metalloprotease — protein sequence MPDIPFGFSLPGAQPPDPSDPQQMQQFMAQLQQMFAAPGSGPVNWDLARQVAASQLSATGDPAVNMLERHQVEEALRLADLWLDPITALPSGIHKAVAWNRNEWIYNTLEVWKKLCEPIAGRMVGAMGDLVPEEARAQLGPMQSMVATLGGALFGGQLGQAFGQLAAEVLSAGDIGLPLGPAGTAALVPANIKVYGSGLELPEDQVRLYVALREAAHQRLFGHVPWLRAHVLSAVETYANGITVNREAIEDAMSRVDPSDPESMQQMALEGIFTPEDTPQQKASLARLETALALVEGWVGHVVDAAAADRLPSVAALGEAFRRRRAAGGPAEQTFAALVGLELRPRRLREAGALWASVAEHRGIAGRDALWDHPDLLPTDEDFTNPESFAQSSSDWDISELDNLGEGPTEK from the coding sequence GTGCCTGATATCCCGTTCGGCTTCTCCCTGCCGGGCGCTCAGCCGCCCGACCCCTCCGACCCGCAGCAGATGCAGCAGTTCATGGCGCAGCTGCAGCAGATGTTCGCCGCGCCCGGCAGTGGCCCGGTCAACTGGGACCTGGCCCGGCAGGTCGCCGCCAGCCAGCTCTCGGCGACCGGTGACCCTGCGGTCAACATGCTGGAACGACACCAGGTCGAGGAGGCTCTACGGCTCGCTGACCTCTGGCTCGACCCGATCACCGCCCTTCCGAGCGGCATCCACAAGGCCGTGGCGTGGAACCGCAACGAGTGGATCTACAACACCCTCGAGGTGTGGAAGAAGCTGTGCGAGCCGATCGCCGGCCGCATGGTGGGCGCCATGGGCGACCTCGTGCCCGAGGAGGCCCGCGCTCAGCTCGGCCCGATGCAGTCGATGGTGGCCACCCTGGGTGGCGCACTCTTCGGCGGTCAGCTGGGCCAGGCCTTCGGCCAGCTCGCCGCGGAGGTGCTCTCCGCCGGCGACATCGGGCTTCCGCTCGGCCCGGCGGGCACGGCCGCGCTGGTGCCGGCCAACATCAAGGTGTACGGGTCGGGCCTCGAGCTCCCCGAGGACCAGGTCCGCCTCTATGTGGCCCTGCGCGAGGCGGCTCACCAGCGGCTCTTCGGGCACGTCCCGTGGCTGCGGGCGCACGTGCTGAGCGCCGTCGAGACCTACGCGAACGGCATCACCGTGAACCGCGAGGCGATCGAGGACGCGATGAGCCGGGTCGACCCGAGCGACCCCGAGTCCATGCAGCAGATGGCTCTCGAGGGCATCTTCACGCCCGAGGACACCCCGCAGCAGAAAGCCAGCCTGGCCCGCCTGGAGACCGCGCTCGCGCTGGTCGAGGGCTGGGTCGGTCACGTGGTGGACGCCGCCGCGGCGGACCGGCTGCCGTCGGTGGCCGCGCTCGGCGAGGCGTTCCGGCGCCGCCGGGCAGCGGGCGGTCCCGCGGAGCAGACCTTCGCCGCCCTGGTCGGCCTGGAGCTGCGGCCGCGGCGGCTGCGCGAGGCCGGCGCGCTCTGGGCGTCGGTGGCCGAGCACCGCGGCATCGCCGGGCGGGACGCGCTCTGGGACCACCCGGACCTGCTCCCCACCGACGAGGACTTCACCAACCCGGAGTCCTTCGCGCAGAGCAGCTCCGACTGGGACATCAGCGAGCTGGACAACCTCGGCGAGGGTCCCACCGAGAAGTGA